A stretch of the bacterium SCSIO 12827 genome encodes the following:
- a CDS encoding DUF177 domain-containing protein has translation MTAGVFPLSQPVQVSDLLRGDVVSLTIDADDDERRALADFLDIPEVKSLVARVKLRAEPGRRFVLDGTVVADLVQSCVVTLEPVETRVEGPIRHVYIDTPPENEDADLDPFDDDSPDLIEGGVIDAGAAVCEYTALEMEPYPRAKDAPTVENTAQNGGGEADPPKNNPFAVLAKLRDVEK, from the coding sequence ATGACCGCCGGTGTTTTTCCTTTGAGCCAACCGGTTCAGGTGAGCGACCTGCTGCGCGGCGATGTCGTGTCCCTGACCATCGACGCCGACGATGACGAACGCCGGGCATTGGCCGATTTCCTGGACATTCCCGAAGTCAAATCCCTGGTTGCGCGCGTCAAACTGCGGGCCGAGCCGGGGCGCCGGTTCGTCCTGGACGGAACCGTTGTCGCCGACCTGGTGCAGTCCTGCGTGGTCACTCTGGAGCCGGTCGAGACCCGTGTCGAAGGGCCGATTCGCCACGTTTACATCGATACGCCCCCTGAAAATGAAGATGCCGACCTTGACCCCTTCGACGACGATTCTCCCGATCTGATCGAGGGCGGCGTGATTGATGCCGGTGCAGCGGTTTGCGAGTATACGGCCCTGGAAATGGAGCCTTATCCCCGCGCCAAAGACGCGCCGACGGTCGAAAATACGGCCCAGAACGGAGGCGGGGAGGCCGATCCGCCCAAAAACAACCCCTTCGCGGTCCTTGCGAAACTGCGCGATGTTGAAAAATAA
- the rpmF gene encoding 50S ribosomal protein L32: MAVPKKKISKSKRDMRRAHHRLSPSSYNECPKCGELKRPHHVCQACGHYDDREVIEADDAA; the protein is encoded by the coding sequence ATGGCTGTTCCAAAGAAGAAGATCTCGAAGTCGAAAAGGGACATGAGGCGAGCCCATCACCGCTTGTCGCCGTCTTCGTATAACGAATGCCCCAAGTGCGGTGAACTGAAGCGCCCCCACCATGTGTGTCAGGCGTGTGGTCATTATGACGACCGCGAAGTGATCGAAGCCGACGACGCCGCGTAG
- the plsX gene encoding phosphate acyltransferase PlsX: MSDNLTLSIDAMGGDNAPDMVVEGVDTALERLTGVSFLLFGDEARLNPLLDRFPRARAACQVRHTADIVTNDAKPAQALRQGRNSSMRLAINAVGDGTAAGIVSAGNTGALMAMAKFVLKTLPGIDRPAIATYFPTRRGESVMLDLGANVECDAENLIQFAVMGEVFARNVLGLEKPTVGILNVGQEDLKGNQAVKLASKGLMNSKLPLHFHGFVEGDDIGAGTVDVIVTDGFTGNIALKTAEGTAKLFGQFLKEALTSSLPAKLGAMLAKSALMTFKMRVDPRRYNGAMFVGLNGICVKSHGGTDAVGFANAIHVAYELISNNFNENIKEDYEQFRASFDPSILTETDDDIPANGSDVPDGNGGSGVVANG, translated from the coding sequence TTGTCGGATAACCTGACGCTCTCCATCGACGCCATGGGCGGGGACAATGCCCCGGACATGGTGGTGGAAGGCGTGGACACGGCTCTTGAGCGGCTGACGGGTGTCAGTTTTCTCCTGTTCGGTGACGAAGCCCGCCTGAACCCGCTGCTGGACCGGTTTCCCCGGGCCCGCGCGGCGTGTCAGGTGCGTCATACGGCCGATATCGTGACCAACGACGCCAAGCCGGCCCAGGCACTTCGCCAGGGCCGGAATTCCAGCATGCGCCTGGCCATCAACGCCGTCGGCGACGGCACGGCCGCGGGTATCGTGTCGGCCGGCAACACCGGTGCGCTCATGGCCATGGCCAAATTCGTGCTCAAGACCTTGCCGGGCATCGACCGACCCGCCATCGCGACCTATTTCCCGACGCGGCGCGGGGAAAGCGTCATGCTCGACCTGGGCGCCAATGTGGAATGCGATGCCGAGAACTTGATCCAGTTCGCGGTGATGGGCGAGGTCTTCGCGCGCAACGTGCTGGGCCTGGAAAAGCCCACCGTCGGCATTCTCAACGTCGGCCAGGAAGACCTGAAGGGCAACCAGGCGGTCAAACTCGCGTCCAAGGGCTTGATGAATTCCAAGCTTCCGCTGCACTTCCACGGCTTCGTCGAAGGCGACGACATCGGCGCCGGCACCGTGGACGTGATCGTCACGGACGGGTTCACCGGTAATATCGCGCTCAAGACGGCCGAAGGCACGGCCAAGCTGTTCGGCCAATTCCTGAAGGAAGCCTTGACCAGCTCCCTACCGGCCAAGCTGGGCGCCATGCTGGCGAAATCGGCGCTCATGACCTTCAAGATGCGGGTCGACCCCCGGCGCTATAACGGGGCCATGTTCGTCGGTCTGAACGGAATCTGTGTAAAAAGCCACGGCGGCACCGACGCGGTCGGCTTCGCCAACGCAATCCATGTTGCCTACGAGCTGATTTCCAACAATTTCAACGAAAACATCAAGGAGGATTACGAACAATTCCGTGCCTCCTTCGATCCCAGCATCCTGACGGAAACCGACGACGACATTCCCGCCAACGGCTCGGATGTCCCCGACGGAAACGGCGGGTCCGGAGTGGTGGCCAACGGATGA
- a CDS encoding ketoacyl-ACP synthase III: MTMPRSIILGCGSYLPERVVTNDELAQRVDTTDEWIVERTGIRQRHIAEDGQFTSDLAFAAAERAIDHAGIAVDDIDLVILATTTPDQTFPSTATKVQARLGMSNGAAFDIQAVCSGFLYGISTADAFIRSGQAKTVLLIGAETFSRILDWEDRSTCVLFGDGAGAVVLQASANGASADNDGAGSGHNRERGILSTHLHSDGKLNDLLYVDGGPSSTQTVGHVRMVGREVFRHAVTNLAAVVDEALDANGLERDDISWIVPHQANKRILDSTARKLGVSPERVVTTVDRHANTSAASIPLALDAAVKDGRIKRGDLLLLEAMGGGLTWGSALVRW; encoded by the coding sequence ATGACCATGCCTCGCTCGATCATTCTGGGCTGCGGCTCCTATCTGCCGGAGCGTGTCGTCACGAACGACGAATTGGCCCAACGCGTCGACACCACCGATGAGTGGATCGTCGAACGCACGGGCATCCGCCAGCGCCACATCGCCGAGGACGGACAGTTCACCTCCGACCTCGCTTTCGCTGCTGCGGAACGAGCCATCGACCATGCCGGAATCGCCGTCGACGACATTGATCTGGTGATCCTGGCGACAACGACGCCGGACCAGACCTTCCCCTCGACGGCGACAAAAGTGCAGGCACGGCTCGGGATGTCGAACGGCGCCGCCTTCGATATTCAGGCCGTGTGCTCCGGATTCTTGTACGGAATTTCCACCGCAGACGCCTTCATCCGATCGGGGCAGGCCAAGACCGTGCTGTTGATCGGTGCCGAAACGTTTTCCCGAATTCTCGATTGGGAAGACCGTTCGACCTGCGTGCTGTTCGGCGATGGGGCAGGGGCCGTTGTCCTGCAGGCATCCGCCAACGGCGCCAGCGCGGACAATGACGGCGCCGGCAGCGGCCACAACCGGGAACGCGGCATCCTGTCCACGCATCTGCATTCGGACGGCAAGCTCAACGACCTTCTTTATGTCGACGGCGGGCCGTCCTCGACCCAGACCGTGGGCCATGTCCGCATGGTCGGACGCGAGGTTTTCCGCCATGCAGTGACCAATCTGGCCGCCGTGGTCGACGAAGCGCTGGACGCCAACGGCCTGGAACGCGACGACATTTCCTGGATCGTCCCGCATCAGGCCAACAAGCGTATTCTCGACTCGACCGCACGCAAACTGGGTGTGTCGCCGGAACGGGTCGTTACGACAGTGGACCGGCATGCAAACACCTCGGCCGCGTCCATTCCGCTGGCGTTGGATGCCGCTGTCAAGGACGGCCGGATCAAGCGCGGCGACCTGCTTCTGCTCGAAGCCATGGGCGGCGGGCTGACTTGGGGCTCCGCCCTCGTACGTTGGTAA